A single window of Periophthalmus magnuspinnatus isolate fPerMag1 chromosome 22, fPerMag1.2.pri, whole genome shotgun sequence DNA harbors:
- the vrk1 gene encoding serine/threonine-protein kinase VRK1 translates to MPPKPKAAGGGKRRAPAKRKLADEFPPGELLTDTWKKSWKLGVPIGKGGFGLIYLAEENSAKSVGSDARYVIKVEPSESGPLFSELKFYMIAAKPELIQDWIKSHKLKSLGVPKYWGTGFHDAGGKRYRFMVIDRLGVDLQKKFEECGKRFPRKLVLQLGLRLLDTLEYVHEHEYVHADIKASNLMLSHRDPNQVYLVDYGLAYKYSPNGVQKEYKEDPKRCHDGTIEFTSIDAHKGATPSRRADLEILGYCMVQWLCGRLPWEDKLQDPVYVRDAKIRSRENIPEFMTKCFPSQDKPGELQRYLEEVKKLGYHDRPPYDKLRSILQAGLKALKTEDDGKLEFSSVNGAASPKKATKRKQTAVTEDDGADAAESAVKKTKVAKKKEVNGVKKSPAKSPRVKKALPKFTEMATQTSPGLAKKPRGRPKKSAA, encoded by the exons ATGCCTCCTAAACCCAAAGCTGCTGGAGGAGGGAAACGCAGAGCTCCAGCAAAGAGGAAGCTGGCAGATGAGTTTCCCCCAGGAGAGCTACTCACAGACACGTGGAAGAAATCCTGGAAACTCGGGGTACCTATCGGAAAAGGGGGCTTTGGGCTTATTTACCTGG CCGAGGAAAACTCTGCAAAATCTGTTGGCTCAGACGCCCGTTACGTCATCAAAGTG GAGCCCAGTGAAAGTGGCCCCCTATTTTCCGAGCTCAAGTTCTACATGATAGCGGCGAAGCCCGAGCTGA TTCAGGACTGGATAAAGTCACACAAGCTGAAGAGTTTAGGTGTCCCCAAATACTGGGGCACAGGATTTCACGACGCAGGAGGGAAAAG ATACAGGTTTATGGTGATCGACCGACTCGGCGTAGATCTGCAGAAGAAGTTTGAAGAATGTGGAAAGCGGTTCCCCAGAAAATTAGTTTTGCAGCTCGGCCTTCGCCTG CTGGACACTTTGGAGTACGTTCACGAGCATGAGTATGTGCATGCTGACATTAAGGCGTCCAACCTCATGTTGAGCCACAGAGATCCGAACCAG GTTTACTTGGTGGACTATGGGCTGGCGTACAAATACTCTCCAAACGGGGTCCAAAAAGAGTACAAGGAGGACCCCAAGAGGTGCCACGACGGGACCATAGAGTTCACAAGTATCGACGCGCACAAAGGAGCAA CCCCGAGTCGGAGAGCGGACCTGGAGATCCTGGGATACTGTATGGTCCAGTGGCTGTGTGGACGTCTGCCCTGGGAGGACAAACTGCAGGACCCCGTCTACGTGAGGGACGCCAAAATCAG GAGTCGGGAGAACATTCCAGAGTTTATGACAAAGTGTTTTCCGTCGCAGGACAAACCGG GTGAGCTGCAGAGGTACctggaggaggtgaagaagtTGGGCTACCACGATCGGCCGCCCTACGACAAACTCCGCTCCATTTTACAGGCGGGACTCAAGGCTCTGAAGACCGAAGACGACGGGAAACTGGAGTTCAGCTCCGTCAACGGGGCTGCGTCGCCTAAG AAGGCGACAAAACGAAAACAAACGGCTGTAACTGAAGACGACGGCGCAGACGCTGCAGAAAGCGCCGTCAAGAAAACGAAGGTTGCTAAAAAGAAAG AGGTCAATGGTGTGAAGAAATCTCCCGCTAAAAGTCCCAGAGTTAAAAAAGCACTGCCTAAGTTCACAGAAATGGCGACGCAGACTTCACCAGGACTCGCCAAAAAACCCAGAGGTCGCCCCAAGAAATCTGCAGCCTGA